The following proteins come from a genomic window of Triticum aestivum cultivar Chinese Spring chromosome 6A, IWGSC CS RefSeq v2.1, whole genome shotgun sequence:
- the LOC123132542 gene encoding FCS-Like Zinc finger 12 — MMTRSLEPAAEQKASSSFGNLLSIFLRVSSSEPKPPRRSFDAEGVVGLGIVAAMSRACLTAQPIAIGAAARRRAREEDELSESYTCVITHVAAGAGEGGSMRKRVYFGFGDGGDSWFVEAAEEAPARADDFLSRCCLCNKRLDGLDIYMYRGEKAFCSSECRCHQMLMDDHAEKCGSEALRASSYSASPCSAPMSFSPSVAAA, encoded by the exons ATGATGACGAGGTCTCTAGAGCCGGCAGCCGAGCAGAAGGCCTCGTCGTCCTTCGGCAACCTGCTCTCCATCTTCCTCCGGGTCAGCTCGTCCGAGCCCAAGCCGCCGAGGCGGAGCTTCGACGCCGAGGGCGTTGTCGGGCTCGGCATCGTCGCGGCCATGAGCCGCGCGTGCCTCACCGCCCAGCCGATAGCGATCGGCGCTGCCGCACGCCGCCGCGCGCGCGAGGAGGACGAACTCTCCGAGAGCTACACGTGCGTCATCACGCacgtggccgccggcgccggcgagggcgGCAGCATGCGCAAGCGCGTCTACTTCGGGTTCGGCGACGGCGGGGACAGCTGGTTCGTGGAGGCCGCTGAGGAGGCGCCGGCGAGGGCGGACGACTTCTTGAGCCGCTGCTGCCTCTGCAACAAGAGGCTTGATGGGCTCGACATCTACATGTATAG GGGGGAGAAAGCCTTCTGCAGCTCCGAGTGCCGATGCCACCAGATGCTCATGGACGACCACGCAGAAAAATGTGGATCAGAAGCCCTCAGAGCCAGCAGCTACTCGGCCTCCCCGTGCTCCGCGCCGATGTCCTTCTCCCCCAGCGTCGCCGCGGCCTAG